One part of the Xiphophorus maculatus strain JP 163 A chromosome 1, X_maculatus-5.0-male, whole genome shotgun sequence genome encodes these proteins:
- the LOC102223284 gene encoding tyrosine-protein phosphatase non-receptor type 22-like → MPGSEQPIMEQQAWILRSILTQLESQEAADEGAPNCISGEFARLKNQSTKYRIEKVFSTKTAEKQENIKKNRYKDIVPFDHTRVKLTLTTSKKDTDYINASYIKGVSGSRAYIATQGPLPHTLVDFLRMIWEYNINVIVMSCREFEMGKKKCEVYWPQNQEDTFICEAFTVHCDSEESKGDYLTRTLRLTYRNCSRTLKQLHYVNWPDHGVPDTIPPILDMLHEMRCYQAHDDIPICIHCSAGCGRTGALCVIDYTWNLLRSQTITSDFNIYNLVQDMRTQRPSVVQTKEQYLLVYRTIGELFRRYLQTMETQSCNTEVTMLQSAIAATSENDLSDESEELDLTPHHQHLLEEERGYFQQYSSPLALASENLTAYKYEDLHWVQQQYNPFQVIPEAVNATQDLHERPTNSPKQLHANPAAFTTSESIPNKDDTSVLNSSSSPAVPEAVCLMVEDPYFDTSLSSPSSDEAIVEEGQEDSKWTCSPLFSAPSFLLNDQNMENSSPASAPADDEAPPPLPERTPESYFLAEEEELPDPCERLSVIFPPNAAAEPIREQAGSPPSPAPPLPERTPESFELASDPVPVPTLARVPLAVNLGVIGLSSEWSGTLTQEDAIEQEKTFVRSKSLRAKMTLSAPTSVMQLDQTNFHNSRPPLVPMTPPPLPHTEDSLASPVAKRVPESFPLPAETTLERNIQRPLSMVSTQPLPRVGMSSEWDGTSQPKKFLDAVMNRSKSVRAKSSRSEPLSAFPQLTPLPVVAAEGGSAQVEQQNINHTPTPNSDRSGSKVDKSNEKSMLRSKSLKLFRHKSKPKTAPPPPPIQAGATPTSHSSSFTVFKFGFGNRFGKPKGPRSYPESWI, encoded by the exons AGGCTGAAAAACCAGTCAACAAAGTATCGCATTGAGAAGGTCTTCTCCACCAAgactgcagaaaaacaagaaaacatcaaGAAGAATCGATACAAGGACATTGTTCCCT TTGACCACACCCGAGTAAAGCTCACTCTCACCACATCGAAAAAAGACACCGACTACATCAATGCAAGTTATATTAAG GGAGTTTCAGGATCCAGGGCGTATATTGCTACTCAGGGTCCGCTTCCACACACACTGGTGGACTTTTTACGGATGATTTGGGAATATAACATAAAT GTTATTGTCATGTCCTGTCGAGAATTTGAAATGGGAAAG aAAAAGTGTGAAGTGTACTGGCCACAAAATCAAGAGGATACTTTTATATGCGAAGCTTTTACCGTCCACTGT GATTCTGAGGAAAGTAAAGGAGACTATCTGACAAGGACGTTAAGGTTGACTTATCGCAAC tgTAGCCGAACTTTGAAACAGCTGCATTACGTCAACTGGCCGGATCACGGCGTACCAGACACCATCCCACCCATTCTGGACATGCTGCATGAAATGCGCTGTTACCAGGCGCATGACGACATCCCCATATGCATCCACTGCAG TGCTGGCTGTGGAAGAACAGGAGCCCTGTGTGTCATTGATTATACATGGAACCTCCTCAGGAGTCAG ACGATCACGTCAGACTTTAACATCTATAACTTAGTTCAAGACATGAGAACCCAGAGGCCATCTGTAGTTCAAACGAAG GAACAATATCTGCTCGTCTACAGAACTATCGGGGAACTGTTTCGGAGGTATTTGCAAACTATGGAGACACAAAGCTGCAACACAGAG GTGACGATGCTTCAATCAGCCATTGCTGCCACAAGTGAAAATGATCTCTCTGACGAGAGTGAGGAACTTGACTTAACCCCACACCATCAACACCTGCTTGAAGAAGAGAGGGGTTATTTCCAACAATACAGCTCTCCTTTGGCTCTGGCTTCAGAAAATCTAACTGCCTACAAATACGAAGACTTACACTGGGTCCAGCAACAATATAACCCATTCCAAGTCATACCAGAGGCTGTGAATGCTACGCAGGACTTACACGAGAGACCGACCAACTCTCCTAAACAGCTTCATGCCAACCCTGCTGCGTTTACAACGAGTGAGAGCATACCAAACAAAGATGACACCTCTGTACTGAATTCTTCATCTTCACCTGCTGTGCCTGAGGCTGTGTGTCTGATGGTGGAAGACCCCTACTTTGACACTTCTTTGAGCTCCCCTTCATCTGATGAGGCTATAGTGGAAGAAGGACAAGAAGACTCCAAATGGACATGCAGCCCGCTCTTCAGCGCACCTTCTTTTCTCTTGAATGACCAGAACATGGAAAACAGCTCTCCAGCCTCAG CTCCAGCCGATGATGAGGCGCCTCCACCTTTACCCGAACGGACCCCGGAATCCTACTTCCTGGCTGAGGAAGAAG AGCTGCCAGATCCATGTGAAAGGTTGTCGGTTATCTTTCCACCAAATGCTGCTGCTGAACCAATAAGGGAGCAGGCAG GAAGCCCCCCATCACCTGCCCCACCGCTTCCAGAGAGAACCCCAGAATCATTTGAATTAGCCTCTGATCCAG TTCCTGTCCCAACTCTGGCAAGGGTGCCACTGGCAGTGAACCTGGGCGTAATAGGACTGTCTTCAGAGTGGTCGGGAACTTTGACTCAAGAAGATGCAAttgaacaggaaaaaacatttgtgagaaGCAAG agcCTCAGAGCAAAGATGACTCTCTCAG CTCCAACTTCAGTAATGCAACTTGATCAAACAAATTTCCACAATTCCCGTCCACCTCTGGTCCctatgactccaccacctcttCCTCACA CTGAGGACAGTCTGGCATCACCTGTTGCTAAAAGAGTCCCAGAATCCTTCCCCCTCCCTGCAGAAACGA CTCTGGAGAGAAATATACAACGCCCTCTTTCCATGGTTTCAACACAGCCCCTTCCAAGAGTAGGAATGTCATCAGAGTGGGATGGCACCTCCCAGCCCAAGAAGTTCCTGGATGCTGTCATGAACCGGAGCAAG AGTGTTCGTGCTAAAAGTTCACGTTCAG AGCCCCTCAGTGCATTTCCGCAGCTCACTCCTCTTCCTGTGGTCGCAGCTGAAGGAGGAAGTG CGCAAGTGGAACAACAGAATATAAACCACACGCCCACCCCAAACAGCGACAGATCAGGAAGCAAAGTAGACAAAAGCAATGAAAAGAGCATGTTGAGATCAAAG agCCTGAAACTTTTTAGGCATAAATCAAAAC CTAAAACAGCCCCTCCACCGCCTCCAATTCAGGCTGGAGCTACTCCCACCTCACATAGTAGCTCATTTACTGTGTTTAAATTTG GATTTGGGAACCGTTTTGGAAAGCCAAAAGGTCCTCGGAGCTACCCGGAGAGCTGGATCTGA